One genomic segment of Oncorhynchus kisutch isolate 150728-3 linkage group LG15, Okis_V2, whole genome shotgun sequence includes these proteins:
- the LOC109906085 gene encoding ribosomal protein S6 kinase-related protein: protein MENVLSDQGHLRLTDFGLSRRLEQGARAFTICGTIQYMAPEVLSGGPYRHAADWWSLGVLLFSLVTGKFPVPPEPDHSNMLRKVIDCPYSMPKTFYPALTLLLTELLCKNPAHRLRSLELFQRQTFFRGTSFDSQLLQKRPVELILELKNHPDRPAIAMRGLSMDGFQNFDCDILHSPTSSTDMSPTLANIDLSPTLATAQGFSA from the exons ATGGAGAATGTCCTGTCTGACCAAG GTCATCTGCGTTTAACTGACTTTGGACTCTCTCGCCGTCTTGAGCAGGGCGCAAGAGCATTTACAATTTGTGGGACAATCCAATACATGG CTCCTGAAGTCCTGAGTGGGGGTCCCTACAGACATGCTGCTGATTGGTGGTCTCTCGGGGTTCTGTTGTTCTCATTGGTGACTGGAAAG TTCCCTGTGCCTCCAGAACCAGACCACTCCAACATGCTGAGAAAGGTCATAGATTGCCCATACTCCATGCCCAAGACCTTCTACCCTGCACTGACCCTTCTGCtcacagag CTCCTATGCAAGAACCCAGCTCATCGCCTGCGTAGCCTGGAGCTCTTCCAAAGGCAGACATTTTTCCGTGGCACTTCCTTTGACTCTCAACTGCTACAGAAGAGACCCGTTGAACTAATTCTAGAACTGAAGAACCATCCTGATCGTCCAGCCATAGCCATGCGAGGCCTGTCTATGGACGGCTTCCAGAACTTTGACTGTGACATACTCCACTCCCCTACCAGCTCCACTGACATGTCACCTACTTTGGCCAACATTGACCTGAGCCCGACTCTGGCTACAGCTCAGGGTTTTAGTGCATGA